A window of Candidatus Acidiferrales bacterium contains these coding sequences:
- a CDS encoding nucleotide sugar dehydrogenase — protein sequence MNPVNTKVCVVGIWHLGAVTSACLAELGYSVVGVESNPEKAKKLNEGVAPLFEPGLSELMRKNLGQGRLLYTSDLPAAVKQAQFVFLAFDTPVNDDDEVELLEVYKAALDISQWLAEDATVIVSSQVPVGTCEHIASAIRDFDSRRNVHIGCVPENLRLGKAIECFLKPAMIVIGADDEATLDRLQQFYSVLPAPKLLMNLRTAEMTKHALNAFLATSVSFIGELANLCDEVGADAVQVAAALRHDERIGPHARIEPGGLGFAGATLARDVKVLRHLGETCGCEPLLFDAVWYVNERQKGLVARKLKKIFGDVSGLRLGVLGLTYKAGTSTLRRSVALEVIRDLVGQGAAVKAFDPKADLAELPPLAGLELCPDAYSAANDSDALILLTDWPEFRSLDFVRIRSLMRRPVLIDTKNMLPYSQLVGLGFDYAGVGRGHLAKTVPILATKALARAAVATARKAQH from the coding sequence ATGAACCCGGTGAATACCAAAGTCTGCGTCGTCGGAATCTGGCATCTCGGAGCGGTCACCTCCGCCTGCCTGGCGGAACTGGGATACTCGGTGGTGGGTGTCGAAAGCAATCCCGAGAAAGCGAAAAAGCTGAACGAAGGGGTTGCCCCGCTCTTCGAGCCCGGATTGAGCGAATTGATGCGCAAAAACCTTGGCCAGGGAAGATTGCTCTACACATCGGACCTGCCAGCCGCAGTGAAGCAGGCCCAATTTGTCTTCCTGGCCTTCGACACGCCGGTTAACGATGACGATGAGGTGGAGCTGCTCGAAGTTTATAAGGCGGCTCTCGACATCAGCCAGTGGCTCGCGGAAGACGCCACGGTAATCGTCAGCAGCCAAGTGCCCGTCGGCACCTGCGAGCATATTGCTTCTGCCATCCGCGATTTCGATTCCCGGCGGAATGTGCACATCGGTTGCGTTCCGGAAAATCTGCGCCTGGGGAAGGCGATCGAATGTTTTCTTAAACCGGCCATGATCGTGATCGGCGCGGACGACGAGGCGACTCTTGACCGGTTGCAGCAGTTCTATTCGGTTTTGCCCGCGCCCAAACTGCTCATGAATCTGCGCACCGCCGAGATGACCAAACACGCCCTGAACGCTTTTCTGGCAACGTCGGTCAGCTTCATCGGCGAGCTTGCCAATCTTTGCGATGAAGTCGGGGCTGATGCCGTCCAGGTGGCCGCCGCACTGCGCCACGACGAGCGTATTGGGCCGCACGCCCGCATCGAGCCGGGCGGCCTTGGCTTTGCTGGCGCAACGCTGGCGCGCGACGTGAAGGTGCTGCGACATCTGGGTGAAACATGCGGCTGCGAGCCGCTGCTCTTTGACGCCGTCTGGTACGTCAATGAGCGGCAGAAAGGGCTGGTGGCCCGCAAGCTCAAGAAAATCTTCGGCGACGTCAGCGGCCTGAGGTTGGGCGTGCTGGGACTAACCTATAAGGCCGGCACGAGCACCCTGCGCCGCTCGGTAGCACTGGAGGTGATTCGTGACCTGGTGGGTCAAGGCGCGGCGGTCAAGGCGTTCGATCCCAAGGCGGACCTGGCCGAGCTCCCCCCGCTGGCAGGTTTGGAGTTGTGCCCCGATGCCTACTCGGCGGCAAACGACAGTGACGCGCTCATTCTTCTCACCGACTGGCCTGAGTTTCGCTCACTCGATTTCGTCCGCATCCGCTCCCTCATGCGCCGCCCTGTCCTTATCGACACCAAAAACATGCTCCCCTACAGCCAACTGGTGGGCCTCGGCTTTGATTATGCCGGAGTCGGCCGCGGCCACCTCGCCAAGACTGTTCCCATACTTGCCACGAAGGCACTCGCGCGCGCCGCCGTCGCCACCGCCAGAAAGGCTCAACATTGA
- a CDS encoding NAD-dependent epimerase/dehydratase family protein, with protein MARKRPLRHFITGGAGFIGSHLADALLAEGARVVIYDNLRAGRREWLHPHRQNPRFHFMPGDLLDFEKLGAAMAPSDVVWHFGANTDMVIGRTQTEVDVRDGILATRHVLEAMRQNGVKELLFPSSGAIYGDIANPPATEEYGPLLPVSLYGAAKLASEGLISAYCHLFEMKAWIFRFGNVIGPRMSHGIICDFVEKLRSNPHELEILGDGRGEKNYFLVEDCLDGMRFAHRHAHLDADHPCDIFNLGSRSTTKVEMIVRIVIEEMGLRNVRLRYTGGERGWPGDQPRVYMDVSKMLKLGWAARLTSTEAVRIATRRYLGKESGALPWRSQARPAAAGKQTGGNP; from the coding sequence ATGGCGCGGAAAAGACCCCTTCGACACTTCATCACCGGCGGCGCTGGCTTCATTGGCAGTCATCTGGCGGACGCGTTGCTCGCCGAGGGAGCCAGGGTGGTTATCTACGACAACTTGCGGGCGGGAAGAAGGGAGTGGCTCCACCCGCACCGGCAGAATCCTCGCTTTCACTTTATGCCGGGCGATTTGCTGGATTTCGAGAAGCTCGGCGCAGCCATGGCCCCATCGGACGTGGTTTGGCATTTTGGCGCCAATACGGACATGGTGATCGGCAGAACGCAAACCGAGGTGGACGTTCGTGATGGCATCCTTGCCACACGCCACGTCCTCGAAGCAATGCGGCAAAACGGGGTAAAAGAGTTGCTTTTCCCGTCGAGCGGCGCCATTTATGGCGATATTGCCAACCCGCCAGCCACGGAAGAGTACGGCCCGCTGCTGCCTGTTTCTCTCTATGGCGCCGCCAAGCTTGCTTCTGAGGGGCTCATCAGCGCTTATTGCCACCTCTTTGAGATGAAAGCCTGGATCTTTCGCTTTGGAAACGTCATCGGCCCCCGAATGAGCCACGGAATCATTTGTGATTTTGTTGAGAAGCTGCGGAGCAACCCGCATGAACTCGAAATTCTGGGCGACGGCCGGGGAGAGAAGAACTATTTCCTGGTTGAGGACTGCCTGGATGGAATGCGCTTTGCCCACCGGCACGCGCATCTGGACGCCGACCATCCCTGCGACATCTTCAATCTCGGCAGCCGTTCCACAACGAAAGTGGAGATGATCGTCCGGATTGTGATTGAGGAGATGGGCTTGCGCAACGTTCGCTTGCGATACACCGGCGGGGAACGTGGCTGGCCTGGGGATCAGCCGCGAGTTTACATGGACGTAAGCAAAATGCTCAAACTCGGCTGGGCGGCGAGGTTGACGTCCACTGAGGCAGTGCGCATTGCCACGCGCCGCTATCTCGGCAAGGAAAGCGGCGCCCTGCCTTGGCGCAGCCAAGCGCGCCCCGCCGCGGCGGGGAAACAAACAGGAGGAAATCCATGA
- a CDS encoding nucleotidyltransferase family protein has protein sequence MAEEKPMPVVILAGGLATRLRPLTTAVPKAMLAVHGRPFLLYQLELLRAAGLRQIVLCTGYLGEQIVEYFGDGRKFGVSLAYSRDGQQLLGTGGALRKATPLLGEEFLVMYGDAYLMSDYAAIQRAFRACRQPGLMVVYRNKDQYDRSNVVLGDGRVTFYSKTEQRPGMVYIDAGVSIFRKSVVELIPPGSLASLESLHQLLIARGQLAAFETEQRFYEIGSLSGLKEFEHFVAGQSRLAVGATER, from the coding sequence GTGGCAGAAGAAAAACCGATGCCGGTGGTGATCCTGGCCGGTGGCTTGGCCACGCGACTGCGCCCGCTGACCACCGCTGTGCCGAAAGCGATGCTCGCTGTTCATGGCCGTCCCTTTCTCCTCTACCAGCTTGAGTTGTTGCGAGCCGCTGGCCTGCGCCAGATTGTGCTCTGCACGGGTTATCTTGGCGAACAGATCGTCGAGTACTTTGGCGACGGCCGAAAGTTTGGCGTGTCGCTGGCCTACAGCCGCGATGGCCAACAGTTGCTTGGCACCGGAGGGGCGCTCCGAAAAGCAACGCCCCTTTTGGGGGAAGAATTCCTGGTGATGTATGGCGATGCCTATCTGATGTCGGACTACGCCGCCATCCAGCGCGCCTTTCGCGCCTGCCGCCAGCCCGGACTTATGGTGGTCTATCGGAACAAGGATCAGTATGACCGCAGCAATGTGGTGCTGGGCGATGGCCGGGTGACCTTCTACAGCAAGACAGAGCAGCGGCCGGGAATGGTTTACATTGACGCCGGCGTGAGCATTTTTCGCAAAAGCGTCGTGGAGCTGATTCCCCCCGGCTCGCTGGCGTCGCTCGAAAGCCTTCATCAACTTTTGATTGCTCGCGGGCAGCTTGCCGCGTTTGAGACAGAACAACGATTCTATGAAATCGGTTCCTTGTCCGGTCTCAAAGAATTTGAGCATTTCGTTGCCGGGCAAAGCCGCCTCGCCGTGGGCGCGACTGAACGATAG
- a CDS encoding nucleotidyltransferase family protein — protein sequence MKAVVLAAGRGDRLRPLTDRLPKVMLEFDGRPLLAHSLEQLRRHGLREVAINLHHLPEAIVRYFGDGERWGMRIHYSYEAELLGTAGTLRNLEAFLGREPFFLLYGDNVTDCDLSRLARFHRNRAAIATVAVCWLENPCSCGIVEIDASDRIVRYQEKPRPEDVFSHYINAGVYCFEPEIGRYLSDPPASDLSLHVLPRLLKDRAALLAYRYGGYVLKFDSFEDWEVSQNVLAERRRAGRRRKVQSVSKS from the coding sequence GCCGCTCACCGACCGCCTGCCCAAAGTAATGCTGGAGTTCGATGGCCGGCCGCTCCTCGCGCATTCCCTGGAGCAGTTGCGGCGGCATGGCCTCCGCGAGGTGGCCATCAACCTGCACCATCTTCCCGAAGCAATTGTCAGATACTTCGGCGACGGCGAGCGCTGGGGAATGCGTATCCATTATTCGTACGAAGCAGAGTTGCTGGGCACCGCTGGAACGCTTCGGAACTTGGAAGCCTTCCTCGGCCGGGAACCTTTCTTCCTGCTCTACGGCGACAACGTGACCGACTGCGACCTCTCTCGCCTGGCGCGTTTCCACCGTAACCGCGCTGCCATCGCCACCGTGGCCGTCTGCTGGCTGGAGAATCCGTGCTCCTGTGGCATTGTCGAGATAGATGCGAGCGACCGGATTGTACGCTACCAGGAAAAGCCGAGGCCCGAGGATGTCTTCAGCCATTACATTAACGCCGGCGTCTATTGCTTCGAGCCGGAGATTGGCCGCTACCTTTCCGATCCGCCAGCAAGCGACTTGTCGCTCCACGTGCTGCCCCGCCTGCTCAAAGATCGAGCCGCCCTTCTTGCCTACCGTTACGGTGGCTATGTTTTGAAGTTCGATAGTTTCGAGGACTGGGAGGTTTCACAAAACGTGCTGGCGGAAAGACGCCGGGCCGGGCGTCGAAGGAAAGTTCAAAGCGTGAGCAAGTCCTGA